The Musa acuminata AAA Group cultivar baxijiao chromosome BXJ3-6, Cavendish_Baxijiao_AAA, whole genome shotgun sequence region CATCGATGATCCCATACTCAACACCCTCGATAGGTGACATGTAACGATCCCTATCTATATCCTTCTCAACTTGTTTGAAGGTGCGACCAGTAAAACCTGAGATGATTCTGGTAACGTTGTCCTTGTTATGCATAATCTCTTTGGCCTGAATCTCAACATCCAAGGCTTGACCACTGGCTCCTCCAAGAGGCTGATGAATCATTATCCGTGTGTTGGGCATCGCAAGTCGCTTTCCCTTGGTACCACCGCCGAGGATGATAGATGCCGTAGATGCTGCAAAACCAAGTGCTATGGTAGAGACATCTGCTCTCACAAGCTGAACCACATCATAAACGGCCATGGTAGCACTGAGAAAAGAGCACAGCCTTAAGCTCATTATAAAAATATGCAGTAGACATGATTCTGTAGATAATATCAACTTAAAAGTCAAAAGTAACAGGGAAAACATGATGCCGCAGCAGATTGAATCATAAAGTAAACATTTATGTCAAGCATTATGATGTGGAATCTTATCGAAGGAAATGACAGTTATGTGAGTAAAATCTTCAGCTGCTTCCTATTAAAAAAATCCATCGCTGAACAAGAACAGATTTTTGTTAGACTTTCAGAAATTCAACATAGGAATCCTAAAAAAAGATTTAGGGCAAAAGTGCTCAACCATCGATTTTCGAATCGAACTATTCTATGTTCATTGTAGTTATAGAACATTCTTACATTCGGCAGTAGGCTGGTTGACAATAGAAAGAGTGTTTGCACCTTAACTTGATGCAAAACAACAATTctggaaaatatatatatatatatctacattcctAAAATAGCACTTGCGAACCAAGTTCAAGAAAATATTGCACTTCATCATAAAGGGAAGACATAACAAGTACATAagaaatcatgaagataaaattgatttgcaTTCCTCAGTTTCAGCGTGTATCAAACTAGCAATGGTCAACCAAACTAACCTAGATCTGTCAGAATCACCATGGAAAGGTGCATAAATTACAAAGTGGTAGCACTTAAATGTTCGACAGAAATGTTGCACAACTAAGGAAAAGAACCAGAGCACCTGTAAATCCAAGAGGGGAAGGAAGCAGTAACAAAGATTTTAGTCGATAGAATGGTACATTAACAAATCATGGTTTTGTACTGCTCTCTGCAGATGTGATCATAGGCTCACACCGTATGCACCATGAATCAGAAAAGCCATATCCTGCCATTTAGCAAATAGCCAATCATTCTACATTGCAAGGTCATCACCAAGAGATAGATATTCTTCAAGACCGGCAGAACTTCTCCTGAAGAGATCGATATGAAGTATATTTGTTATAAGAACAACAATAGCTATATGGTGAAAGTCATTTTTCTAGTATCCTATTTAGAGAAtgctaaatatttataatatttataacaaTGATTGAATCATGCAAATTATATCAATTAGCTTCAACTCCCTACTTATACGGACCATATTCGTCAAAGAAAGTTTGACTTCTACAATAAATTGCTTTGGACATCACAATCCAAGTAGTAGCATGCCGCATCGCCCTAATTACAGCCAATCTCACCATCTTATACATGAATGTCAAACAGATCTCCTCGGTATTCAATTATTTGCAAGTCAATTTCATTCGAACAGCCCATAGTTGAAAGATAGCAATTAAATTGCAAGAAAAAAGGTTTTGGTTTAAGCCGCATAAACTCAAACAAGAAGATGTCCGACTCCAGATCGCCCAACCACAAACAAAGATAAGAAGAAGGAAGAGCCACAAAATCAAGCGCTTCGAGTTCCACGAGTGTACCTGAGAGAGCCGCCGGCGGAGTTGATGAAGAGGCGGATGTCCTTGGTGTGGTCCTGGGCGTCGAGGAGAAGAAGCTGGCTGATGATGGCGTCGGCCACGAAGTCGTCGATGCTGCTCCCCAAGAACACGATCCGCTCCCGCAGCAACAGCCCCATCACGTCGGACTCCGCCCCCCTCATGGCCGCGGCTGGCGTCTGCGGGTCCGACGAAGCCGGCGAGAAGGAATCGAAGGGGGAGGACAGCGGAGAAGAGAAGTAGCCCTGGGATTCGAGGCTGCCATGGGAGAAGGGCTTCGACGCGGGGGAGGCGGAAGAGACAAGGGCTCGGATGGGGGAGAGGGGAGGAGGGGATATAGATCGGAGAGAGCGGGATCTGGGGGAAAGGAGGGTTTTGGGAGAGAGGGAGAAAGAggaaggagggaggagggaggagtgcTTGAGGGGGGCGGAGACAGAGAGGGAGGCCATGGCGGAGACCGGTAAGAGAGCAGAATGAGAAGGAGATGGGGGAGGAGCGGCTTCGGCAACTGCAGCCGAGCGGATAAAGCAGCGAGGCTCAACCCTCGTTTCTCAATTtcctcttttattattattatttatattactggcatttaataaaagaaaaaaaagagaaattgttagttgaataaaaaaattaagacaaataataataataaaaacaagagatgattttcaagttcaattagttTTATTTTGGACTAATTATTGGAAAaatttcctcttctttttatgtttttacTAATAgggtccccttttatttattgtaATCCTAAAATATCCCTTCATAAAATAGCTTGTGGGTCTTCCTTATATAGAGTGAATTGGTCCAATATCCCTTCACAAAATAGCTTGTGGGTAATGTTAAATAGGcttctagtaattttttttatatttttataaaaaaatataatcgaGATAAATCGactcaaaatttatataaaaatataaatttaaagaaaTATTCTTATTTCTATACGAACAAAAATGATCAAATATCAAATAAAGAGATTTTTATGTTAGTTAAGTTACGATAAGTTCGAATAATGTTACTATATTCTAAACTTATAAATTGATCAATCGAAAAAGAGAAAGTTATGTTATTTCGATTTGTCGGACCTATTTTTTGGAATATGATAAAAAAGATTAATTGAAAAAATGAAAAAGGATAtctcttgcaaaaaaaaaaaaaggtattagtataaaaaaataaaaatctcatgttatattttttaatatataaaagatTAGTCTACTAAAAGACTAACTCACTCTCAATTATAACGGTTGAAATATCATCCTAATTCCAATAGCTTATATGAAATAGAAGGTAAATAAAATGAGGTGTAGCATCGTTGAGGTAGGAGGAATTATTTATTTTAAGCGGTAGGTATACTCACATGATTTTATCATTTCGAAGTTGATGAACTCTAAATGATATCTTTACATGTAAAAGAAACTTAGCTAACTTACGAGTTATTggtttccttatttctatggaactAAATATCTTTACCAATGCTTTCTCCTCCCGTAGAAGAACCAAAGTCTCAAAGACCCTTTTTTTAGCAtcaatataataaattaatatttgatcGATTCATCGTTAGTATGACCTATAAGTGTGTGAGGAATTATCTGCTTCAGACGATGGACATTTATTCTTTTCGTAAGTTCTAAACTATTTTACATCTTCAAAATATATTATACTGTTTATTTTTTACATATCAAAGATAAATCAAGGACGGATATTTTGCAATTAAATGGTTTCAAGCGTCTAATGATACGAAttcgtcaaaaaaaaaaaaaaaattccgtaAAGCAACAGTCAACACAGTCACGTGCTCCGCCgtgtctctccctccctctctgttTCCCTGCATTTGGGGGCGGCTTCTGCCTTGCGGCCCAAGAAAACATGCCTCTTGAAATGACCAAATTACCACCATTGTCGTTCTGACACGGAGGGTTTATCCGGTAAATTGATGGGAACCCCGTCGGCCTCCTGGAAGCTTCCTAGCAACGGCATGCCACCAATAGACCACCAATAATCTCGGAACGTATACGCTCCTCCGCAATATGTCACAGAAAATGGTCACCCCCGCAGCCAGCTTCCTCGTCGACGGCTGCTGGCCATTGACTTTCCATCAACGGCTACGATTGATGGATTTAGTATGCGGTAAACGTTTCGCGAGTGACAGACTCCAGGGAACCGACACGAAGACCACGAACGCCACCACATCGCCGCTGTTGCGATATAATGTCGGCGTCGTCCGGTGCGACTAGcagtctcctcttcccctctcaaCTTTCCTTCTCGTTGCGTCTCGattgagatgatgatgatgatgagttctcGGATGGCCGGGTCGACGCTGCTCAGGCACCTCGGGCCCCGCCTCTTCTCCGGCGCCTCCGCGGTCCGCGGCGCCGCTGCTGCTGGAGGGCCGGCCTGCTCGTCACTCCTTTCCCGGGCCACTGCGTCGGAGCCCACCCCGTTGCACCAGCGCCTCTTCCCCGTCCGGATGGCCGGCACCACGGCGACTCCGGCTGTTGGTGGAGACCGAGGGCAGGGCGAGGCGAAGCCTTCCGCCGCCGCGAAGGATGCGATCGCGAGCTATTGGGGCGTCCAGCCCTCCAAGATCACCAACGTGGACGGCACCCCCTGGAGATGGTCTTGCTTCATGGTAAGCGATTCCGTTCGTCGATTGGGTTAGTGACCATGATCTCTTCTTCGTTGCCGTTCTCGGTGATTCTTGTTCCTAATGATCTGATCGAGTACGACCGATTCCGTAGCCATGGGAGACGTACAAGGCGGATGTCTCGATTGATCTGAAGAAGCACCACGTTCCCGCGACCCTCCTCGACAAGATCGCGTACTGGCTGGTGAAAGCCCTCCGAGTCCCCACGGATATCTTCTTCCAGGTACGTAACGCCGCTTCTTCTCTGTTCGTCTTTCCCAAGAAATCGGAACCTCGATGACCTAAAGCCAccgtccttcctcttctcatcgaTTCGTGATGTATTTGCCGTTCGGGTTCATCAAGACGATTGCAAGCTTCATTCGTCAGTAGTTGCCGCTATTCTTACCGCGCTTGTTTGAAACAGAGGAGGTATGGTTGCCGCGCGATGATGTTGGAGACGGTGGCGGCTGTGCCGGGGATGGTCGGCGGCATGCTGCTCCACCTCCGCTCCCTTCGCCGCTTCGAGCAGAGCGGCGGGTGGATCCGCGCGCTGCTGGAGGAGGCGGAGAACGAGCGGATGCACCTGATGACCTTCATGGAGGTGGCGCAGCCGCGGTGGTACGAGCGCGCCATCGTCCTCGCGGTGCAGGGCGTCTTCTTCAACGCCTACTTCCTGGGCTACCTCGTCTCCCCCAAGTTCGCCCATCGCGTGACCGGCTACCTGGAGGAGGAGGCCATCCACTCCTACACCGAGTACCTAAGGGACCTGGAGGCCGGCAAGATCGACAACGTCCCCGCCCCCTCCATCGCCATCGACTACTGGCGTCTCCCCGCCGACGCCACTCTCAAGGATGTGGTCGTGGTCGTCCGCGCGGACGAGGCGCACCATCGTGACGTCAATCACTTCGCTTCGGTACGCTTCATTCTGTCTGCTTCTCCGACGCCATTATTGTAGTTGTTGCGGTCATCGAGTGACGGCGTTGTGTTTGCAGGACATCCATTACCAGGGATTGGAACTCAAAGATTCACCGGCACCGCTCGGTTACCACTAAATTGCTGCTCGTTGTCGACAGGTAGATAGTTCGCCGGCGGAATATGGGTCATAAATAAGTCTGATGGCATCGATTGCTATGTAGATGATCCTTGCACGAGGAACAAGGATTGCTATCTTCATGTTAGACCCCATCTCTGAAGCATCCTATTCGATCATGTGTATTACTCGCTATCTTGTGATAGGGTAAGCTTTTTCTTAGTAGATTGCTGTGATTTGAACAATGTGTTTAAGAAGCTGAAACATGCTTCCAAGTTAGCAGAGGCGTGTTCATGTCGAGGGACAGACTGTCTGTTCAGGGCCTTCTCCAGTATCACTTGCGAGGATCTTCCTTGAGCTTGAGCTTGAGCTTGAGCCTCAAGTTGCTCATTCAGCTTCCTTTGCACTTCCAACTGAAACCCTATTGTCTCAGCAAGTGGAATTCCTCTGTTATGGTCGGCAaatgagcggaaacaccaaccctATCATCATCAGCGTCATTCCCTTCATGCCTATTGATCTAAGCACCGGTATTGGTGTTTCCTCTGCGAATTATTTACGTAGGTGATCAGGAACGACAAAGCATCCTCAGTGCGCCACTGGAGCCAACTCTATGTGATCATGAATCAGCTCCAAAGCACATAGTAATAGTAGAATAATCTGGCCAGAGGAAGTATTTAAATTGGGGTGGTCATATGGATGATGCTAAGAACTAGGCGTGGGATTggttggatctctctctctctctctctcacacaggcAGAAAGAGAATAGCTGCTTTCTATTTTGTCAGCAAGATATAATCTACAAGACATGCAGAGTCAGATTACTTACTGTCTGGTTCACTGATCTTGGAAGAGTGAATTATAAACGAGAAGAACCATAATGTTCATTGACAGGATCCTTCAAAGAAAAATTGAAGAATGGCTTCTGTTATGATATTGAGTCACActtgg contains the following coding sequences:
- the LOC103986649 gene encoding ATP-dependent Clp protease proteolytic subunit 4, chloroplastic gives rise to the protein MASLSVSAPLKHSSLLPPSSFSLSPKTLLSPRSRSLRSISPPPLSPIRALVSSASPASKPFSHGSLESQGYFSSPLSSPFDSFSPASSDPQTPAAAMRGAESDVMGLLLRERIVFLGSSIDDFVADAIISQLLLLDAQDHTKDIRLFINSAGGSLSATMAVYDVVQLVRADVSTIALGFAASTASIILGGGTKGKRLAMPNTRIMIHQPLGGASGQALDVEIQAKEIMHNKDNVTRIISGFTGRTFKQVEKDIDRDRYMSPIEGVEYGIIDGVIDRDSIISLMPVPDKVKPKLNYDEMYKDPKKYFTPEVPDDEIY
- the LOC135641592 gene encoding ubiquinol oxidase 1a, mitochondrial-like, encoding MMMMMSSRMAGSTLLRHLGPRLFSGASAVRGAAAAGGPACSSLLSRATASEPTPLHQRLFPVRMAGTTATPAVGGDRGQGEAKPSAAAKDAIASYWGVQPSKITNVDGTPWRWSCFMPWETYKADVSIDLKKHHVPATLLDKIAYWLVKALRVPTDIFFQRRYGCRAMMLETVAAVPGMVGGMLLHLRSLRRFEQSGGWIRALLEEAENERMHLMTFMEVAQPRWYERAIVLAVQGVFFNAYFLGYLVSPKFAHRVTGYLEEEAIHSYTEYLRDLEAGKIDNVPAPSIAIDYWRLPADATLKDVVVVVRADEAHHRDVNHFASDIHYQGLELKDSPAPLGYH